One genomic window of Arachis hypogaea cultivar Tifrunner chromosome 8, arahy.Tifrunner.gnm2.J5K5, whole genome shotgun sequence includes the following:
- the LOC112707930 gene encoding uncharacterized protein has translation MAHTSSRTKSSGPVLRSLSPSSSSRFCSYTTSKTPFSTPSSAFASSTSSSFSTPSSSFHHHSHHRSASPTRVNLCGPGPLSSGVRFSIDARSISPNRSISNQIITKSNRPISIQKKSCMCSPTSHPGSFRCSLHKNAAANGGGNHHHGGGNHHLNMRRSAMKNSLVRIGGVEGEWVKRALTALIRPSSHQQRRRAGFEPRPSRLSVMSKAEDI, from the coding sequence atggctCACACATCTTCAAGAACCAAATCGAGTGGACCAGTTCTTCGGTCGCTCTCACCGTCATCTTCTAGTAGGTTCTGTTCATATACCACATCCAAGACCCCGTTCTCCACGCCTTCTTCGGCTTTTGCGTCTTCTACTAGCTCTAGCTTTTCAACGCCTTCGTCCAGTTTCCACCATCATAGTCATCACCGTTCTGCTTCTCCAACACGTGTCAATTTGTGCGGTCCAGGTCCGTTGTCTTCCGGAGTCCGGTTCTCCATCGATGCGCGTTCTATTTCACCGAACCGGTCGATATCGAATCAAATAATAACGAAGAGTAACCGTCCGATCTCGATCCAGAAGAAATCATGTATGTGCTCGCCGACGTCACATCCTGGATCATTCCGGTGTAGTTTGCACAAGAACGCCGCCGCGAACGGCGGAGGGAATCATCATCACGGAGGAGGAAATCATCACCTTAACATGCGCAGATCTGCTATGAAGAACTCGTTGGTTCGGATCGGAGGAGTTGAAGGCGAGTGGGTGAAACGTGCTCTCACGGCGCTTATTCGTCCGTCGTCGCACCAACAGAGGAGGAGAGCGGGATTTGAACCTAGACCGAGTCGGCTCTCCGTCATGTCCAAGGCTGAGGATATTTGA